From one Lycium ferocissimum isolate CSIRO_LF1 chromosome 5, AGI_CSIRO_Lferr_CH_V1, whole genome shotgun sequence genomic stretch:
- the LOC132057838 gene encoding uncharacterized protein LOC132057838: MSSPWPFIAWGMDVIRPIEPAASNGHRFILVAIDNFTKWLKATSHKSVTKKVVAEFVRNHIICRFGIPESIIIDNGANLNSHLMKDIYEQFKITHRNSTAYRPQMNGAVEAAIKNIKRILRKMTDNHKGWHEQLPYALRGYRTTVRTSTGATPYLLVYGIEAVIPVEVEIPSLRIIQEVELDNVEWVRARHEQLALIDEKRMVAICHGQLYRQRIARAFNKRVRTRLFHIRQLVLKRIFPHQDEYKGKFAPTWQGPYVIRKVLSGRAVVLAEIDG, translated from the coding sequence ATGAGTTCACCATGGCCTTTCATCGCCTGGGGCATGGATGTTATTAGACCCATTGAACCCGCAGCCTCGAATGGCCACCGATTCATTTTGGTTGCCATTGACAATTTCACCAAGTGGTTGAAGGCAACATCCCACAAATCAGTAACAAAGAAAGTAGTGGCAGAATTTGTGCGAAACCACATCATATGCAGATTCGGTATACCAGAGTCCATCATAATAGATAATGGAGCGAATCTGAATAGCCACCTAATGAAGGATATCTATGAACAATTCAAGATCACCCATCGAAACTCAACAGCTTACCGGCCGCAAATGAACGGAGCCGTAGAAGCAGCCATCAAaaatatcaagaggatattgaGGAAGATGACTGATAATCATAAGGGTTGGCATGAGCAGTTGCCTTATGCCTTACGGGGATACCGTACCACGGTCAGGACTTCAACAGGAGCGACGCCATATTTGTTGGTCTACGGGATTGAAGCAGTCATACCCGTTGAAGTTGAGATACCTTCCCTGAGAATCATTCAGGAAGTGGAATTGGACAATGTTGAATGGGTCCGAGCTCGTCATGAGCAATTAGCTTTGATTGATGAGAAAAGAATGGTTGCCATCTGTCACGGTCAATTATACCGGCAAAGGATAGCAAGAGCCTTCAACAAACGAGTCAGAACCAGACTTTTTCATATCAGGCAATTGGTGCTCAAAAGAATTTTTCCACATCAAGACGAATATAAAGGGAAGTTTGCTCCCACCTGGCAAGGGCCTTACGTAATCCGCAAAGTACTCTCTGGGAGAGCGGTAGTATTGGCAGAAATAGACGGCTAA